The following proteins come from a genomic window of Enterobacter chengduensis:
- a CDS encoding ABC-three component system middle component 6 codes for MLMNIQAMLLPHKHVRFSNSLIAIAGYTRSLIDGPVSIEELWTKVERKNKSTIITPSFTQFMLAVDILFCIKQIMLDNENRIMPICSIDDKLQNKES; via the coding sequence ATGCTTATGAACATCCAAGCAATGCTTCTGCCACATAAGCATGTTAGGTTTAGTAACTCCCTAATTGCGATTGCAGGATACACCCGTTCGTTAATTGATGGACCGGTATCCATAGAAGAACTATGGACAAAAGTAGAGCGAAAAAATAAATCAACGATAATCACGCCCTCTTTTACACAATTTATGCTTGCCGTAGACATTCTTTTTTGCATCAAACAAATAATGCTAGATAACGAAAACAGAATAATGCCAATATGCAGCATTGATGACAAATTACAAAATAAGGAAAGTTAA
- a CDS encoding ABC-three component system protein: protein MSSTQQDYLYRQFFRLKVHECMGDSFQALFSKVMQYATPGFQAVSPWGNWGDGGNDGWIAHEAHYFQIYGPKPSNQTKELEAVNKSIGDFDKLVAKWGKVSKYTFVMNDYFKGIPAPVGLSLNSLAISKSLNHAGAMGGMELLQKFMSLSEGEKQDIVGFIPEVDLDFTDSRAVGEVLTFLAQKSSSPINFLSETAPDFEDKIKINGITKPIKSRLESFSYQLYLINEFLDSVDSGLEQTIAQEVKETYAKSKLAITEDNHNYADLRYTWMIDKLLPPQVTTSAVASYRFAAELILAKYFETCDAYEHPSNASAT, encoded by the coding sequence ATGAGTTCGACACAGCAAGATTACCTCTACAGACAGTTCTTTCGGTTAAAAGTACACGAATGTATGGGAGACAGTTTTCAGGCGCTCTTTTCGAAGGTTATGCAATACGCAACTCCTGGCTTTCAAGCTGTTTCCCCTTGGGGAAACTGGGGAGATGGCGGGAATGATGGGTGGATTGCTCATGAAGCTCATTACTTCCAAATTTATGGGCCTAAACCTTCAAATCAAACCAAAGAGCTAGAAGCTGTTAATAAATCGATTGGCGACTTTGATAAATTAGTCGCCAAATGGGGGAAAGTATCAAAATATACTTTTGTAATGAATGATTATTTTAAGGGTATTCCAGCACCTGTTGGACTTTCATTAAATTCGCTTGCAATCAGTAAAAGTCTTAATCACGCAGGTGCAATGGGCGGGATGGAGCTCCTTCAAAAATTTATGTCATTATCTGAGGGTGAAAAGCAAGATATTGTAGGTTTCATTCCTGAGGTTGATTTGGATTTTACAGATAGTCGAGCTGTTGGCGAAGTGTTGACTTTTTTAGCACAAAAATCTTCTTCACCCATAAATTTTTTAAGTGAAACCGCCCCGGACTTCGAAGATAAAATAAAAATAAATGGTATTACAAAACCAATAAAGAGCAGGCTGGAATCTTTTAGTTATCAACTATATTTGATAAATGAATTTTTAGATTCTGTTGATAGCGGTCTTGAACAAACTATAGCTCAAGAAGTTAAAGAAACTTATGCAAAAAGCAAATTGGCGATAACTGAAGATAACCACAATTATGCAGATTTAAGATACACTTGGATGATAGATAAACTCCTTCCCCCTCAAGTTACCACAAGTGCGGTCGCGAGTTATCGATTTGCAGCAGAGTTAATTTTAGCTAAATATTTTGAGACATGTGATGCTTATGAACATCCAAGCAATGCTTCTGCCACATAA
- a CDS encoding DUF2326 domain-containing protein, which yields MKLIRLTCDQPTFHPVHFNDTGLTLIIGDSSKEKEGSSNGVGKTLILGLVQHCLGANADKKLTSAVPDWWFSLLFSHNGVEYLISRTGNGKKLLLNDKTISLKAFKDLLDKIGIFNLENNIPYLSFRSLFKRFSRYTRDDCISPTRTKKEQDFEALLRTAFLLGIDHNLILSKRNNKQELDKVSQSLKNWQDDDILKDMFRAGSQPKVRYEWLEREIPRLQDELNTFQVHEQYRAIENETNSLTIKLREVEKNKNIAEFKVSNIEKTLLSHPDISREDLLELYNGLQEIFKPETLAHFESVENFHKSLSFNRKKRLENDKIKLLLEIESLKIDINDISALRDSYLESLQGKKAFDEYAVIARQLAEFKEEKERLHDYLNFSINLQKKAQNLRERKVEQDRLAVNYASTNPLSEYDKFFAELAEIMYPRVPAGIVLDVNTGDNKIRYDLSIQIEGDDSDGINDARILCFDWLVFTCGENHAMDMLWHDNRLFADIDPGVRARWFSFVNQSLKRSGKQYIASLNTENFNAMETTLSEIEMLELKSKIVLTLRGDKAENKLLGIQFGSKK from the coding sequence ATGAAGTTAATTCGCTTAACTTGCGATCAGCCAACCTTTCATCCAGTGCATTTCAATGACACAGGGCTAACGTTGATTATTGGTGATAGCTCTAAAGAAAAAGAAGGCAGTAGTAACGGAGTCGGCAAGACACTTATTCTCGGCCTCGTTCAACATTGCTTAGGCGCTAATGCTGATAAAAAATTAACTTCAGCAGTTCCAGATTGGTGGTTCTCGTTACTTTTTTCTCATAATGGAGTTGAATACTTAATATCTAGAACGGGAAATGGGAAAAAATTATTATTAAATGACAAAACAATATCTCTAAAAGCATTTAAAGATCTATTAGACAAAATAGGGATATTTAATCTTGAGAATAACATTCCGTATTTATCATTTAGATCTTTATTTAAGCGTTTTTCGCGATATACCAGAGATGACTGCATCAGTCCAACTAGGACAAAAAAGGAGCAAGACTTTGAAGCATTGCTTCGCACCGCATTTCTTCTCGGCATAGATCATAATTTAATATTATCCAAAAGAAATAATAAGCAAGAACTGGATAAAGTAAGTCAATCCCTAAAAAATTGGCAAGACGATGATATTCTTAAAGACATGTTTAGAGCAGGCTCTCAACCTAAAGTACGCTATGAATGGCTAGAAAGAGAGATCCCAAGACTGCAAGATGAACTTAATACATTTCAAGTTCACGAGCAATACAGAGCTATTGAGAATGAAACAAACAGTTTAACTATAAAATTACGAGAAGTTGAAAAAAATAAAAATATAGCTGAATTTAAAGTTAGTAATATAGAAAAAACTTTATTATCACACCCTGATATTTCAAGAGAAGATCTTCTTGAACTGTACAATGGCTTACAAGAGATTTTCAAGCCAGAAACATTGGCCCATTTTGAGTCAGTTGAAAATTTTCACAAATCATTATCTTTTAACAGAAAGAAAAGACTTGAAAATGATAAAATAAAACTTTTGTTAGAAATTGAATCTCTTAAAATTGACATTAATGATATTTCGGCATTACGTGATTCATATTTGGAATCCCTGCAAGGCAAGAAAGCATTTGATGAATACGCAGTCATAGCGAGACAACTGGCTGAATTTAAAGAAGAAAAAGAAAGGCTGCATGATTATTTAAATTTCTCTATTAACCTTCAAAAGAAAGCTCAAAATCTAAGAGAAAGAAAAGTTGAACAAGACAGATTAGCGGTGAACTATGCTTCTACAAATCCTCTTTCAGAATATGATAAATTTTTTGCTGAACTCGCAGAAATAATGTACCCGAGGGTACCAGCAGGAATAGTTTTAGATGTTAATACTGGTGACAACAAAATCCGTTATGATCTAAGCATCCAAATCGAGGGTGATGATTCGGATGGGATCAATGATGCTAGGATATTATGCTTTGACTGGTTAGTATTTACATGTGGCGAAAACCATGCCATGGATATGCTATGGCATGATAATCGTCTTTTTGCCGATATAGATCCAGGTGTTCGCGCAAGATGGTTCTCTTTTGTCAATCAGTCATTAAAACGAAGCGGAAAGCAATATATAGCATCTTTAAATACTGAAAACTTTAATGCTATGGAAACAACTTTATCTGAAATCGAAATGTTAGAACTGAAATCAAAAATTGTCCTTACTCTTCGTGGTGATAAAGCAGAGAATAAACTTCTCGGCATTCAATTTGGAAGTAAAAAGTAA